The following proteins are co-located in the Triticum aestivum cultivar Chinese Spring chromosome 1A, IWGSC CS RefSeq v2.1, whole genome shotgun sequence genome:
- the LOC123058634 gene encoding BEL1-like homeodomain protein 9 has product MSSAAGGYGGGAEHQHQHQQHHQHQLLLGQAAAGQLYHVPQHSRREKLRFPPDPADSSSPTPGAWPPPTVPFYSYASSSSSYSPHSPTLAHAHNQLLVHGMPAGAQIPSQNFALSLSSSSSNPPPQQRRHLAGATGPYGPFTGYAAVLGRSRFLGPAQKLLEEICDVGGRPSQLDRCSDDGLLDLDAMDAAGDVGHEMDSSDRAAAEGVTVSGAEQQWRKTRLTLMEEVCKRYRQYYQQLQAVISSFETVAGLSNAAPFASIALRTMSKHFKYLKSTIQSQLRNTSKVAAGKDSLGKEDMANFGIMGGGAALMRGSNANTFSQPHNIWRPQRGLPERAVSVLRAWLFEHFLHPYPTDSDKQMLAKQTGLTRNQVSNWFINARVRLWKPMVEEIHNLEMRQGHKSSAADKNQLGAQQQTQQHSPDSSGRPSDPSNSQQGQSSSMSQGRGAHHHNASRHIQSELSPMTHDMAGQVSFAYNGGGMAAHHHGSMALSHPQHVEGGAGSSGGVSLTLGLHQNNRAYIAEPLPAALPLNLAHRFGLEDVSDAYAMAASFGGQDRHFTKEMGGHLLHDFVG; this is encoded by the exons atgtCATCAGCCGCTGGCGGGTACGGGGGCGGCGCCGAGCACCAGCACCAGCATCAGCAGCACCACCAGCACCAGCTGCTGCTTGGCCAGGCCGCCGCGGGGCAGCTCTACCACGTGCCGCAGCATAGCCGCCGCGAGAAGCTGCGGTTCCCGCCGGACCCGGCGGACTCCTCCTCGCCCACGCCGGGCGCCTGGCCGCCGCCCACGGTGCCCTTCTACTcctacgcctcctcctcctcctcctactcgcCGCACAGCCCCACGCTGGCGCACGCCCACAACCAGCTCCTGGTCCACGGGATGCCGGCAGGAGCCCAGATCCCGAGCCAGAACTTCGCGCtctcgctctcctcgtcctcctcgaaCCCTCCGCCCCAGCAGCGGAGGCACCTCGCCGGTGCCACCGGGCCGTATGGCCCCTTCACGGGCTACGCAGCCGTGCTCGGCCGCTCCAGGTTCCTGGGCCCCGCGCAGAAGCTGCTGGAGGAGATCTGCGACGTCGGCGGCCGGCCCTCGCAGCTGGACCGCTGCTCCGACGACGGGTTGCTCGACTTGGATGCCATGGACGCCGCCGGCGACGTCGGCCACGAGATGGACAGCAGCGACCGCGCTGCCGCTGAGGGCGTCACGGTCTCCGGCGCCGAGCAGCAGTGGAGGAAGACTAGGCTCACCCTCATGGAAGAA GTTTGCAAGCGATACAGGCAATACTACCAGCAGCTCCAAGCCGTGATCTCCTCGTTCGAAACCGTCGCCGGGCTGAGCAACGCCGCCCCCTTCGCCTCCATCGCTCTCCGGACGATGTCGAAGCATTTCAAGTATCTCAAGAGCACCATACAGAGCCAGCTGCGCAACACCAGCAAGGTGGCCGCCGGGAAAGACAGCCTTGGCAAGGAAGACATGGCCAACTTCGGGATCATGGGCGGCGGCGCCGCCCTTATGAGGGGAAGCAACGCCAACACGTTCAGCCAGCCCCACAACATTTGGCGGCCTCAGAGGGGACTCCCCGAGCGCGCGGTGTCGGTCCTTCGCGCCTGGCTGTTCGAGCACTTCTTGCATCC GTACCCAACTGATAGCGACAAGCAAATGTTGGCTAAGCAGACAGGCTTAACGAGGAATCAG GTCTCAAACTGGTTCATCAACGCAAGGGTTAGACTCTGGAAGCCAATGGTGGAAGAAATCCACAACCTGGAGATGCGGCAGGGGCACAAGAGCTCGGCCGCCGACAAGAATCAGCTCGGCGCGCAGCAGCAAACCCAGCAGCACTCGCCGGACAGCAGCGGGAGGCCCTCCGATCCTTCAAACTCGCAGCAAGGGCAAAGCAGCAGCATGTCACAGGGCCGCGGCGCCCACCACCACAACGCCTCTCGGCACATCCAGAGCGAGCTCTCCCCGATGACCCACGACATGGCGGGACAGGTGAGCTTCGCGTACAACGGCGGCGGGATGGCCGCGCACCACCACGGCAGCATGGCACTTTCGCACCCCCAGCATGTGGAAGGCGGCGCTGGGAGCAGCGGCGGCGTCTCCCTCACCCTCGGCCTCCACCAGAACAACCGGGCCTACATCGCCGAGCCCCTGCCGGCGGCGCTCCCGCTCAACCTCGCGCACCGGTTCGGGCTGGAGGACGTCAGCGACGCCTACGCGATGGCGGCCTCGTTCGGAGGCCAGGACCGGCACTTCACCAAGGAGATGGGCGGCCATCTGCTCCATGACTTCGTCGGGTGA